One Papio anubis isolate 15944 chromosome 9, Panubis1.0, whole genome shotgun sequence genomic window carries:
- the PARPBP gene encoding PCNA-interacting partner isoform X4 → MAVLNQKSVLDMIKEFRKNWRGLCNSERTTLCGADSMLLALQLSMAENNKQHSGEFTVSLSDVLLTWKYLLHEKLNLPVENMDVTDHYEDIRKIYDDFLENSNMLDLIDVYKKCRILTSNCENNKTICPSQLLDFLSGKQYAVGDETDLSIPTSPTSKYNQDNEKALQILKR, encoded by the exons ATGGCTGTGCTTAATCAGAAGTCTGTCCTGGATATGATTAAAGAGTTTCGAAAGAACTGGCGTGGTCTTTGTAACTCTGAGAGAACTACGCTATGTGGTGCAGACTCCATGCTCTTGGCATTGCAGCTTTCTATGGCAGAGAACAACAAACAG CACAGTGGAGAATTTACAGTCTCTCTCAGTGATGTTTTATTGACGTGGAAATACTTACTCCATGAGAAATTGAACTTACCTGTTGAAAATATGGACGTGACTGACCATTATGAGGACATTAGGAAGATTTATGATGATTTCTTGGAGAATAGTAATATGTTAGATCTGATCGATGTTTATAAAAAATGTAGGATTTTGACTTCTaattgtgaaaataataaaacaatatgccct AGTCAACTACTGGATTTTCTGTCTGGCAAACAGTATGCAGTAGGTGATGAAACTGATCTTTCTATACCAACATCACCAACGAGTAAATACAACCAGGATAATGAAAAG GCCCTCCAAATCCTGAAGAGATAa